The following proteins come from a genomic window of Frankia casuarinae:
- a CDS encoding cation:proton antiporter regulatory subunit codes for MEIEETALPGIGLRHDFATRSGRRLGVVSHHHGRRDLVIYDADDPDASRESIALTPEEGDVLSELLGAPRIVEKLADLNRAFAGLVGEQIVILPGSPYVGRELGDTQARTRTGASIVAVVRDQQVLASPRPDFRFEAGDVVVVVGTPENTASVGMLLRNG; via the coding sequence GTGGAGATCGAGGAGACCGCGCTGCCTGGCATCGGGCTGCGGCATGACTTCGCGACGCGCAGCGGCCGCCGGCTCGGAGTCGTGTCCCATCATCACGGGCGCCGGGACCTCGTGATCTATGACGCGGACGACCCGGACGCCTCGCGTGAGTCCATCGCGCTGACGCCGGAGGAGGGCGACGTGCTCTCCGAGCTGCTCGGTGCCCCGCGCATCGTCGAGAAGCTCGCCGACCTCAACCGTGCCTTCGCCGGGCTCGTCGGTGAGCAGATCGTGATCCTGCCCGGCTCGCCCTACGTGGGCCGCGAGCTCGGGGACACCCAGGCCCGTACCCGCACCGGCGCCTCCATCGTCGCGGTCGTCCGCGACCAGCAGGTGCTCGCATCCCCGCGGCCGGACTTCCGATTCGAGGCCGGAGACGTCGTCGTTGTCGTCGGTACGCCGGAGAACACCGCATCCGTCGGTATGTTGCTCCGCAACGGCTGA
- a CDS encoding cation:proton antiporter yields the protein MHSTATTFLELGGILFCLGVLGHLALRISVSPIPLYLVGGLAFGRGGLLPLGASEEFIGVGAEIGVVLLLLTLGLEYTADELLSGLRRQAPAGVLDLALNATPGVVAAFLLGWGPTAAVVLGGVTAISSSGIIAKVLGDLGRLGNRETPVVLSVLVLEDLAMAVYLPVLTALLAHHTFVRGSLTVAIALGVLVAVLYIALRHSEKVTRLVFNPKAHRNDEILLLRALGLALFVAGVAQRMQVSAAVGAFLVGIALSGPVAEGAEEVLRPLRDLFAAVFFVFFGMQTDPAEIPPALLTGSLLAIAGVATKVMTGWWAARSAGIGTMGRFRAGAALVARGEFSIVIAGLAVAAGLEPRLGPLAACYVLLMAVLGPLAARFVEPVIRTARRLQAARSP from the coding sequence GTGCACTCCACCGCGACGACCTTCCTCGAGCTCGGCGGGATTCTGTTTTGCCTAGGAGTCCTCGGGCATCTCGCGCTGCGCATCAGTGTCTCACCGATTCCCCTGTACCTGGTGGGTGGGCTGGCGTTCGGCCGGGGTGGCCTGCTGCCGCTCGGTGCCAGCGAGGAGTTCATCGGGGTCGGCGCGGAGATCGGGGTCGTCCTCCTGCTGCTTACCCTCGGTCTGGAGTACACCGCCGACGAGCTGCTGTCCGGGCTGCGCAGACAGGCGCCGGCCGGGGTGCTCGACCTGGCGCTCAACGCCACCCCCGGGGTCGTCGCCGCGTTCCTCCTCGGCTGGGGCCCGACGGCGGCGGTCGTTCTGGGTGGGGTGACGGCCATCTCCTCCTCGGGGATCATCGCGAAGGTGCTGGGGGACCTCGGGCGGCTCGGTAACCGGGAGACGCCAGTTGTTCTGTCCGTCCTCGTGCTCGAGGACCTCGCCATGGCGGTGTACCTGCCGGTTCTCACCGCGTTGCTGGCCCATCACACGTTCGTGCGCGGATCGCTGACCGTGGCGATCGCGCTCGGAGTCCTGGTGGCGGTGCTCTACATCGCGCTGCGGCACAGCGAGAAGGTCACCCGGCTGGTCTTCAACCCGAAGGCCCACCGCAACGACGAGATCCTGCTGCTCCGGGCCCTGGGGCTGGCCCTGTTCGTCGCCGGGGTCGCCCAGCGTATGCAGGTGTCGGCCGCGGTGGGTGCGTTCCTCGTCGGCATCGCCCTGTCCGGACCAGTCGCCGAGGGTGCAGAGGAGGTCCTGCGGCCGCTGCGCGATCTGTTCGCGGCGGTCTTCTTCGTCTTCTTCGGCATGCAGACCGATCCCGCTGAGATCCCTCCGGCGCTGCTCACCGGGTCCCTGCTCGCGATCGCCGGAGTCGCGACAAAGGTCATGACGGGATGGTGGGCCGCCCGCTCGGCGGGAATCGGGACCATGGGCCGGTTCCGGGCCGGGGCCGCCCTCGTCGCACGCGGCGAGTTCTCGATCGTCATCGCGGGCCTCGCGGTGGCGGCCGGCCTCGAACCCCGGCTGGGCCCGCTTGCCGCCTGTTACGTGCTGCTGATGGCCGTCCTCGGCCCGCTGGCGGCCCGGTTCGTCGAACCGGTGATCCGCACGGCTCGGCGGCTGCAGGCCGCCCGGTCGCCCTAG
- the fabI gene encoding enoyl-ACP reductase FabI yields MSGLLEGKRVLVTGVLTEASIAFSVARIAQEQGAAVVLSGFGRGLSLTRRIAKRLPTLAPVVELDVTDEEHLAGLAGQVLEHVDGLDGVLHAIGFAPESVLGGKPFVEAAWSEVGTALQISTWSLASLTRAALPLFAEKASIVGLDFDASVAWPSYDWMGVAKAGLASATRYLARDLGPRGVRVNLVAAGPLRTMAAKSIPGFSQFEEVWDGRAPLGWSVHDTTPAAQACVALLSDWFPATTGEIVHVDGGVHAVGI; encoded by the coding sequence ATGAGCGGACTTCTCGAAGGTAAGCGCGTTCTCGTCACCGGTGTTCTCACGGAAGCCTCGATCGCATTCAGCGTCGCCCGCATCGCCCAGGAGCAGGGTGCGGCGGTGGTCCTCAGCGGATTCGGGCGGGGGTTGTCGCTGACCCGCCGCATCGCCAAGAGACTGCCCACCCTGGCGCCCGTCGTCGAGCTGGACGTCACCGACGAAGAGCATCTCGCGGGGCTGGCCGGACAGGTGCTCGAACATGTTGACGGCCTGGACGGCGTGCTGCACGCGATCGGGTTCGCGCCCGAATCGGTGCTCGGTGGGAAGCCGTTCGTCGAGGCGGCCTGGTCCGAGGTCGGCACCGCCCTGCAGATCTCCACCTGGTCGCTGGCGTCGCTCACCCGGGCCGCCCTGCCGTTGTTCGCCGAGAAGGCGTCGATCGTCGGCCTGGACTTCGACGCGTCCGTCGCCTGGCCGTCGTACGACTGGATGGGCGTGGCGAAGGCCGGCCTCGCCTCCGCCACCCGCTACCTCGCCCGTGATCTGGGACCCCGGGGCGTGCGGGTGAACCTCGTCGCGGCCGGCCCGCTGCGGACCATGGCGGCCAAGAGCATCCCGGGCTTCAGCCAGTTCGAGGAGGTCTGGGACGGCCGGGCGCCGCTCGGCTGGAGCGTCCACGACACCACGCCGGCCGCCCAGGCCTGCGTGGCGCTGCTCTCGGACTGGTTCCCGGCCACCACCGGCGAGATCGTCCACGTCGACGGCGGCGTGCACGCCGTCGGGATCTGA
- a CDS encoding pyruvate dehydrogenase gives MPGTDGRVTHDDRAEGGGPPGDASPPTGPTNGDDVVGTQTSPTAARAIPGPPDPAMPDPAMPGPPGGVLDLAALAAVERRLRSVAARIIDGDERAGQRPAVAAESERAAVASVSSIATVLWFDALRAEDRVSVTPRAAPLIHAVHHVLAHARPTAEKTAAEKTTAASPVPAVYRLPHVRPGEIRPNGVRSGPDGRPLRALGAGNIGPSGTVWAALARRYAGERFDRTPRGRQICLIDYSELHDPTVWETITDERVAHLGELFWVVTVSGSAPTGPVGGIGKPARAARMFEAAGWQVLTVRYGRVLEALFRAPGGHALRNRLDQLPMGEYRALLQAHGADLRRRLAGPGASGAGISRLLDTLTDDEIHACLRDLGGHDLPLLIDAFDEVAADRPTVLFAYTSDELAREERSHDEQTHGEQTADHASAAPSAGPGTPPAAGGGTRPVLRPGDDAAAHRLARHVAGYLDRVPVPLGAAPPVPTDSDHRFPAWISTQEAFGGMLRDLPRLAPQAATAVLTISTRNADPVLAGWLAAADRTDGEQPGRHVAGGLSATAFGGVLASLGVAWSRQGLPLLPIGVADEVAAGRVLPGWMAGATADARSMLAVADTGLDPVVRNLAWNGGNVVPAPVAATWEPAFAHDLAWCLLAGLGGLARLDGTSCVIRLSARQVDQRLAEVPVDALERHRRRALVLAGGYRLHEGGPDAALTLVGVGAVMPEVLHAAAELRAGLGREITAVCVTSPNAMFHALQARRGLAEGSDALLTEVFPADRRTPIVTVVDGDPRALSFLAGVHGDPISALGSSAPLPEASGPPGGPPGGPPGDTDPGSSASGAGGHAGSGSLARRDTASSRDHRRRPPVELDTIVGTALDLLDETAG, from the coding sequence GTGCCGGGGACCGACGGTCGGGTCACCCACGACGACCGGGCCGAGGGCGGCGGTCCGCCGGGAGACGCCAGCCCCCCGACCGGACCGACGAACGGAGACGACGTCGTGGGAACCCAGACCTCGCCGACCGCGGCCCGGGCCATCCCGGGGCCCCCAGACCCGGCCATGCCAGACCCGGCCATGCCGGGGCCGCCCGGTGGCGTACTCGACCTCGCCGCGCTGGCCGCCGTGGAACGGCGGCTGCGGAGCGTCGCGGCCCGGATCATCGACGGGGACGAACGCGCCGGGCAGCGGCCCGCGGTCGCCGCCGAGTCGGAACGGGCGGCCGTGGCCTCGGTGTCGAGCATCGCCACGGTGCTGTGGTTCGACGCCCTGCGCGCCGAGGACCGCGTCAGTGTGACTCCACGCGCCGCCCCGCTGATCCATGCCGTTCATCACGTCCTGGCGCACGCCAGGCCGACGGCCGAGAAGACGGCAGCCGAGAAGACCACGGCCGCATCGCCCGTCCCCGCCGTCTACCGGCTCCCCCACGTCCGGCCGGGTGAGATCCGTCCGAACGGGGTCCGTTCCGGGCCCGATGGTCGGCCGTTGCGTGCCCTCGGCGCCGGCAACATCGGACCGAGCGGGACGGTCTGGGCGGCGTTGGCACGCCGTTATGCCGGGGAACGCTTCGACCGGACTCCCCGGGGTCGGCAGATCTGTCTGATCGACTACTCCGAGCTGCACGACCCGACCGTCTGGGAAACGATCACCGATGAGCGGGTCGCTCATCTCGGCGAGCTGTTCTGGGTGGTGACGGTGTCCGGCTCCGCGCCGACCGGACCGGTCGGCGGCATCGGCAAGCCCGCCCGCGCGGCGCGCATGTTCGAAGCCGCCGGTTGGCAGGTGCTCACCGTCCGATACGGACGCGTCCTCGAAGCGCTCTTCCGGGCTCCCGGCGGTCACGCGCTTCGCAACCGCCTCGACCAGCTCCCGATGGGCGAGTACCGCGCGCTGCTGCAGGCCCACGGAGCCGACCTGCGCCGCCGGCTCGCCGGTCCCGGTGCGTCCGGCGCCGGCATCAGCCGCCTGCTGGACACCCTCACCGATGACGAGATCCATGCCTGCCTGCGCGATCTCGGTGGCCACGACCTTCCCCTGCTGATCGACGCCTTCGACGAAGTCGCGGCGGACCGGCCCACGGTCCTGTTCGCCTACACCAGCGACGAGCTCGCCCGGGAGGAGCGCTCCCACGACGAACAGACCCACGGCGAACAGACCGCCGACCACGCGTCCGCGGCCCCGTCCGCCGGACCGGGCACGCCGCCGGCCGCCGGCGGTGGCACCCGCCCGGTCCTCCGGCCGGGAGACGACGCCGCGGCCCACCGCCTCGCCCGGCACGTCGCCGGTTACCTGGACCGGGTGCCGGTGCCGCTCGGCGCGGCACCACCCGTGCCGACCGACTCCGACCACCGCTTCCCGGCGTGGATCTCCACCCAGGAGGCATTCGGCGGGATGTTGCGGGACCTACCCCGGCTCGCGCCCCAGGCAGCCACCGCGGTGCTGACCATCAGTACGCGCAACGCCGACCCCGTCCTCGCCGGCTGGCTGGCCGCGGCGGACCGGACCGATGGGGAACAACCGGGCCGGCACGTGGCCGGAGGCCTGTCGGCCACGGCCTTCGGCGGGGTGCTGGCCTCGCTGGGAGTGGCCTGGAGCCGCCAGGGTCTGCCGCTGCTGCCCATCGGAGTCGCCGACGAGGTGGCGGCCGGACGGGTACTGCCCGGCTGGATGGCCGGCGCCACCGCGGACGCCCGATCGATGCTCGCCGTGGCGGACACCGGTCTCGACCCGGTCGTCCGCAACCTGGCCTGGAACGGTGGCAACGTCGTCCCCGCCCCGGTGGCCGCGACCTGGGAACCGGCCTTCGCGCACGATCTCGCCTGGTGCCTGCTGGCCGGCCTCGGCGGGCTGGCCCGCCTCGACGGCACCTCCTGTGTGATCCGGCTCTCCGCCCGCCAGGTCGATCAGCGCCTCGCCGAGGTCCCCGTGGACGCGCTGGAACGGCACCGACGCCGGGCCCTGGTCCTCGCCGGGGGGTACCGGCTCCACGAGGGCGGTCCCGACGCCGCGCTCACCCTCGTCGGGGTGGGTGCGGTCATGCCGGAGGTGCTGCACGCCGCAGCGGAGCTACGCGCCGGCCTCGGCCGGGAGATCACGGCCGTGTGCGTGACCTCCCCGAACGCGATGTTCCACGCGCTGCAGGCCCGGCGCGGGTTGGCCGAGGGTTCCGACGCCCTGCTCACCGAGGTGTTCCCCGCGGACCGGCGCACCCCGATCGTGACGGTGGTCGACGGGGACCCCCGTGCCCTGAGTTTCCTCGCCGGCGTCCACGGAGATCCCATCTCCGCCCTCGGTTCGAGCGCGCCGCTGCCGGAGGCCTCCGGGCCGCCGGGAGGGCCACCGGGAGGGCCACCGGGGGACACCGACCCGGGCTCATCGGCCTCCGGCGCCGGCGGCCACGCCGGTAGCGGCAGCCTTGCCCGGCGGGACACGGCCTCGTCGCGGGACCACCGTCGCCGCCCACCGGTGGAGCTGGACACGATCGTCGGAACGGCCCTGGACCTGCTGGACGAGACGGCAGGCTGA
- a CDS encoding DUF167 domain-containing protein, with product MRLMIRVQPGAGRTAVGGRREDPLHGPLLIVRVTEPAVDGRATEAALRALCAALRVRRGDVRLVRGATGRVKAVEVEVAAVDEPALRIRIDELGRDG from the coding sequence ATGCGTCTGATGATCCGAGTTCAGCCGGGCGCCGGGCGGACCGCGGTGGGCGGCCGGCGCGAGGACCCGCTGCACGGCCCGCTGCTGATCGTCCGGGTCACCGAGCCTGCCGTCGACGGCCGGGCCACCGAAGCCGCCCTGCGGGCCCTGTGCGCGGCGCTGCGGGTGCGCCGGGGAGATGTCCGGCTGGTCCGCGGCGCGACCGGCCGGGTCAAGGCCGTCGAGGTCGAGGTGGCAGCGGTCGACGAGCCCGCGCTCCGGATCCGGATCGACGAGCTCGGCCGGGACGGCTGA
- the fabG gene encoding 3-oxoacyl-ACP reductase FabG, with product MGANEGRVALVTGGNRGIGAACAAALTAAGERVAVASRGGTAPAGMLGVRLDVANSESVDKAFTEIEAELGPVEIVVSNAGIVRDTLLATMSEDAFQEVVDTNLLGAYRVAKRASRPMMRLRRGRLIFISSVVASVGGPGQSNYAASKAGLIGFARSLARELAPRNITSNVVAPGPIRTDMTDALTEAQREQLTAGVPGGRMGEAEDVAALVAFLASPQAGYINGALIPVDGGLSMGH from the coding sequence ATGGGCGCAAATGAGGGTCGTGTCGCACTGGTAACAGGTGGTAATCGGGGGATCGGCGCCGCCTGCGCCGCCGCCCTGACGGCCGCGGGTGAGCGGGTCGCGGTCGCCAGCCGCGGGGGCACCGCCCCCGCGGGGATGCTGGGCGTCCGTCTGGATGTCGCCAACAGTGAGAGCGTCGACAAGGCGTTCACGGAGATCGAAGCCGAGCTCGGGCCGGTGGAGATCGTGGTGTCCAACGCCGGGATCGTGCGGGACACCCTGCTGGCGACGATGAGCGAGGACGCGTTCCAGGAGGTCGTGGACACGAACCTGCTCGGTGCCTACCGGGTGGCCAAGCGTGCCTCCCGGCCGATGATGCGGCTGCGTCGTGGTCGGCTCATCTTCATCTCCTCCGTCGTCGCCTCCGTCGGCGGCCCCGGCCAGTCCAACTACGCGGCGTCCAAGGCCGGCCTGATCGGCTTCGCCCGTTCCCTCGCCCGCGAGCTGGCTCCGCGCAACATCACCTCGAACGTGGTCGCTCCGGGGCCGATCCGGACCGACATGACCGACGCGCTGACCGAGGCGCAGCGGGAGCAGCTCACCGCCGGCGTCCCCGGTGGCCGCATGGGTGAGGCCGAGGACGTCGCAGCCCTCGTCGCCTTCCTCGCCTCCCCGCAGGCCGGTTACATCAACGGTGCGCTGATCCCCGTGGACGGCGGGCTGAGCATGGGGCACTGA
- a CDS encoding cation diffusion facilitator family transporter has protein sequence MNSGHEHELPAQGHGHGGHPRGGRHDHHASGRWTRLRHGLSDLAGGHSHDPADQIDDALEADTAGRRALLISLAGLGLTAAPQAAVVALSGSVALLGDTLHNVADALTAVPLLIAFTVARRPATARFTYGYGRAEDLAGLAVLAMIALSSALTAWAAIDRLLHPQRVGHLGAVAVAGLVGFLGNEIVARYRIRIGHQIGSAALVADGLHARTDSLTSLAVLLGAAGVAVGWHWADPAIGLAITLAILGVLRSAARVVGARLMDAVDPAVVAEATRALLHTEGIEAVRELRLRWIGHTLRAEADVTVDANLTLTAAHDLAHAAEAHLLRRIRRLSAATIHTSPTHHHAATTVP, from the coding sequence ATGAACAGCGGCCACGAGCATGAGCTCCCCGCCCAAGGGCACGGGCACGGCGGGCACCCGCGCGGCGGACGGCATGACCACCACGCGAGCGGGCGGTGGACGCGGCTTCGTCACGGCCTGTCAGACCTGGCCGGAGGGCACAGCCACGACCCGGCGGACCAGATCGACGACGCGTTGGAAGCCGACACCGCCGGCCGCCGCGCCCTCCTGATCAGCCTGGCCGGTCTCGGGCTGACCGCCGCCCCGCAAGCCGCCGTCGTGGCACTGTCCGGATCGGTCGCGCTCCTCGGCGACACCCTGCACAACGTCGCCGACGCGCTCACCGCGGTCCCCCTGCTCATCGCCTTCACCGTGGCACGCCGCCCGGCCACCGCCCGGTTTACCTACGGCTACGGCCGCGCCGAGGACCTCGCCGGCCTCGCCGTCCTCGCGATGATCGCCCTGTCGAGTGCGCTCACCGCCTGGGCCGCGATCGACCGCCTCCTGCACCCCCAGCGCGTCGGCCATCTGGGAGCGGTCGCCGTGGCCGGGCTCGTCGGCTTCCTCGGCAACGAGATCGTCGCCCGCTACCGCATCAGGATCGGCCATCAGATCGGCTCCGCCGCCCTCGTCGCCGACGGCCTACACGCCCGCACCGACAGTCTCACCAGCCTCGCGGTGCTCCTCGGCGCGGCCGGTGTCGCGGTGGGCTGGCACTGGGCCGACCCCGCCATCGGCCTGGCGATCACCCTGGCGATCCTCGGAGTCCTGCGCTCCGCCGCTCGCGTCGTCGGGGCCCGGCTCATGGACGCCGTCGACCCCGCCGTGGTCGCCGAAGCCACCAGGGCGCTCCTGCACACCGAGGGCATCGAGGCCGTCCGCGAACTGCGGCTGCGCTGGATCGGCCACACCCTGCGCGCCGAAGCCGACGTCACCGTCGATGCGAACCTGACCCTGACCGCCGCTCACGACCTCGCCCACGCCGCCGAAGCCCACCTGCTGCGCCGCATCCGCCGCCTGTCCGCCGCTACCATCCACACCAGCCCCACCCACCACCACGCCGCCACGACGGTCCCCTAA
- a CDS encoding deaminase yields MAQIDDHRWMTRAIELAHRCPPATGAYSVGAVIVGENGEEIAFGFSREVDDTVHAEESALAKVAPDDPRLATATIYSTLEPCSQRMSWPRTCTQLILEAKIPRVVIAWREPSLFVADCQGYELLGAAGVTVVGMPELGERARAMKAHLAV; encoded by the coding sequence ATGGCCCAGATCGATGACCACCGGTGGATGACGCGGGCCATCGAGCTCGCTCACCGCTGCCCGCCCGCCACCGGTGCCTACTCGGTGGGTGCCGTCATCGTCGGCGAGAACGGCGAGGAGATCGCGTTCGGGTTTTCCCGCGAGGTCGACGACACGGTGCATGCCGAGGAGTCCGCGCTCGCGAAGGTCGCTCCCGATGACCCCCGTCTCGCCACCGCGACGATCTACAGCACACTCGAACCCTGCTCCCAGCGCATGTCGTGGCCACGCACCTGCACCCAGCTCATCCTGGAAGCGAAGATCCCCCGAGTGGTCATCGCCTGGCGGGAACCCAGCCTGTTCGTCGCCGACTGCCAGGGCTACGAACTGCTCGGCGCGGCCGGGGTCACGGTCGTGGGAATGCCCGAGCTCGGCGAGCGGGCCCGCGCCATGAAGGCTCACCTGGCCGTCTGA
- a CDS encoding ferrochelatase, whose translation MSGAGASGDVGASGDVRASGDVDALLLVSFGGPEGPGDVLPFLRNVTRGRDIPASRLAVVAEQYHLFGGRSPLNEQNRALVTALRAELPGLPVYWGNRNWAPYLTDTVAQMAADGIRRAACFVTSAFSSYSGCRQYREDLAAAAAAVGDRAPELVKLRLFFDHPGFVEPMVDRGVAALADLPAKVRSDAHLIFTAHSLPLAQARASGRGEGAYARQLRATAAVIIEGIERITGVRHPFDLAFCSRSGSPGVPWLEPDVRDRLAQLAAAGAASAVIIPLGFVSDHVEVRYDLDVGALERARELGLPATRAGTVGVDPRFVSMVGELIEELRRPGGVRRSLTGLGPWPADCPAHCCEPLGPPRT comes from the coding sequence ATGAGCGGGGCCGGGGCATCGGGGGACGTCGGGGCATCGGGGGACGTCCGGGCATCGGGGGACGTGGACGCCCTGCTGCTCGTCTCGTTCGGGGGTCCCGAGGGGCCCGGCGACGTGTTGCCGTTCCTCCGCAACGTGACCAGGGGCCGGGACATCCCCGCCTCCCGGCTGGCGGTCGTCGCCGAGCAGTACCACCTGTTCGGTGGGCGTAGCCCCCTCAACGAGCAGAACCGGGCGCTGGTCACCGCGTTGCGTGCGGAGCTGCCCGGGCTGCCGGTCTACTGGGGGAACCGGAACTGGGCGCCCTATCTGACCGACACGGTCGCCCAGATGGCCGCCGACGGCATCCGGCGTGCCGCGTGCTTCGTCACCTCGGCTTTCTCGTCCTACTCGGGATGCCGGCAGTACCGGGAGGACCTCGCGGCAGCCGCCGCCGCGGTGGGGGACCGTGCGCCCGAGCTGGTGAAGCTGCGGCTGTTCTTCGACCATCCGGGGTTCGTGGAGCCGATGGTGGACCGCGGCGTCGCGGCGCTGGCCGACCTGCCGGCGAAGGTGCGTTCCGATGCCCATCTGATCTTCACCGCCCATTCGCTCCCCCTCGCGCAGGCCCGCGCCAGCGGGCGTGGCGAGGGCGCCTACGCTCGCCAGCTGCGGGCCACCGCGGCGGTGATCATCGAGGGGATCGAACGCATCACCGGCGTGCGTCATCCCTTCGACCTGGCCTTCTGCAGCCGCAGTGGATCGCCGGGCGTGCCGTGGCTCGAGCCGGACGTGCGCGATCGGCTCGCGCAGCTGGCCGCGGCGGGGGCCGCCAGTGCCGTGATCATTCCGCTGGGGTTCGTCAGCGATCACGTGGAGGTCCGCTACGACCTCGACGTGGGGGCCCTGGAACGGGCGCGGGAGCTGGGCCTGCCGGCGACGCGGGCGGGCACCGTCGGGGTGGATCCGCGGTTCGTCTCGATGGTGGGAGAACTGATCGAGGAGCTGCGTCGTCCCGGCGGTGTCCGACGGTCGCTGACCGGCCTCGGGCCATGGCCGGCGGACTGCCCCGCGCACTGCTGCGAGCCCCTCGGGCCGCCGCGGACCTGA
- a CDS encoding DUF3090 domain-containing protein, with translation MRRYVFESPERFVVGTVGQPGDRVFFLQAAGRGQVVTVGLEKTEVTALAEGLTALLGQVGQTQGIVLPTASDVEIDLAPLDAPFEEDFHLGQLTVSWDGHRVFVEAAGLSPGEFRLPESEDELDSLRVGLSIKQARAFIERARTIVAAGRPPCVLCGRPDDPAGHFCPRLN, from the coding sequence ATGCGGCGCTACGTGTTCGAATCCCCGGAAAGGTTCGTGGTGGGAACCGTCGGCCAGCCGGGTGACCGGGTCTTCTTCCTGCAGGCTGCCGGGCGTGGTCAGGTCGTGACGGTCGGTCTGGAGAAAACCGAGGTCACCGCCCTCGCGGAGGGGCTGACCGCGTTGCTCGGCCAGGTGGGCCAGACCCAGGGCATCGTGCTTCCGACCGCTTCGGACGTCGAGATCGATCTTGCCCCGCTGGATGCCCCGTTCGAGGAGGACTTCCATCTGGGCCAGCTCACGGTGTCCTGGGACGGCCATCGGGTCTTCGTCGAGGCGGCCGGGCTGTCTCCCGGGGAGTTCCGGCTCCCCGAGAGCGAGGACGAGCTCGACTCGTTGCGGGTGGGACTGTCGATCAAACAGGCCCGTGCCTTCATCGAACGGGCCCGCACGATCGTCGCCGCCGGGCGTCCACCGTGCGTCCTGTGCGGTCGCCCGGACGATCCGGCCGGGCACTTCTGCCCTCGGCTGAACTGA
- a CDS encoding SGNH/GDSL hydrolase family protein, with translation MDSGTGSRRFVALGDSITVGLGDGVTMGREHRRPATGGRGFAARLAACLGPAGAMEFTNLATTGATTHDVRTRQLPVALSLGPQIASVIAGMNDVLKPTFDPLRLRQDLVWTVGRLRADGVVVLTATMPDPSRLLPVPAPFGRILSERVERLNAAVQAAARTDPGVLMVDLGGHPAVRSRSSFDVDRIHPGPRGHRLIAQAFAHRLSHAGVPLVGLPDGPDHEEPAPGIIEHSYWLLSVGLPWLAGRCLPRGDKWRYHPEKGLVRPPRRA, from the coding sequence ATGGACTCCGGCACCGGATCCCGGCGGTTCGTCGCGCTGGGCGACAGCATCACGGTCGGCCTCGGCGACGGCGTGACGATGGGACGCGAACACCGCCGCCCCGCGACGGGAGGACGGGGCTTCGCCGCCCGGCTCGCCGCGTGCCTGGGCCCGGCCGGCGCCATGGAATTCACCAATCTGGCCACCACGGGAGCGACCACGCACGACGTGCGTACCCGTCAGCTCCCCGTCGCCCTGTCGCTGGGCCCCCAGATCGCCAGCGTGATCGCCGGCATGAACGACGTGCTGAAACCGACGTTCGATCCGCTGCGGTTACGCCAGGACCTGGTCTGGACGGTGGGCCGACTGCGGGCCGACGGAGTCGTCGTCCTCACCGCTACCATGCCCGATCCCAGCCGGCTGCTCCCGGTGCCGGCGCCGTTCGGCCGGATCCTGAGCGAACGGGTCGAACGGCTCAACGCGGCGGTCCAGGCCGCGGCCCGGACGGACCCCGGAGTGTTGATGGTCGACCTCGGCGGGCACCCTGCGGTGCGCAGCCGGTCCAGCTTCGACGTGGACCGGATCCACCCGGGGCCACGCGGCCACCGCCTGATCGCGCAGGCGTTCGCCCACCGTCTGTCGCACGCCGGGGTACCACTCGTGGGTCTGCCGGACGGACCCGATCATGAGGAACCGGCTCCGGGAATCATCGAGCACTCCTACTGGCTGCTGAGCGTGGGCCTGCCCTGGCTGGCCGGGCGGTGCCTGCCCAGAGGCGACAAATGGCGCTATCACCCGGAAAAAGGTCTGGTACGGCCCCCTCGGCGAGCCTGA